In Dermacentor andersoni chromosome 4, qqDerAnde1_hic_scaffold, whole genome shotgun sequence, the following proteins share a genomic window:
- the LOC126536409 gene encoding uncharacterized protein, producing the protein MSGSYRYSAALDKTYMEQRWVPPSAPATQPVRTVPIIRTVPVPSASDPLRFIKVKQPPLGKQAREQLQAYESSVRNHVRAKLDEQEEQWQTNLDEWKSRRRKASERAFQRVQDAKELFPDEGQKQAEPEPEPTLTTSTELLSEYSTREEFIPTNTAVHSVTTARPASKGPKPPVPPKPMAELRRKEFPPNGNEANEQEDSSRRSAPAEATLSVSGRKLCSHCNQPLGHGAAMVIESLQLLYHLACFRCCVCQAPLGNGLCGTDVRVRNTKLHCTDCYSNDEAGVKLSRV; encoded by the exons ATGTCAGGCAGCTACCGTTACTCGGCTGCATTGGACAAGACGTACATGGAGCAGCGTTGGGTGCCACCTAGTGCCCCGGCCACCCAGCCTGTGCGCACGGTGCCCATCATTCGGACTGTGCCTGTGCCCAGTGCCTCTGACCCCCTGCGCTTCATCAAAGTTAAACAGCCGCCCCTGGGCAAGCAGGCTCGCGAGCAACTTCAGGCCTATGAGAGCAGCGTGCGCAACCACGTGCGCGCCAAGCTTGACGAACAGGAGGAACAGTGGCAGACG AACCTCGACGAGTGGAAGAGCAGACGGAGGAAGGCATCTGAGAGGGCCTTCCAGAGAGTTCAGGACGCCAAGGAGCTTTTCCCTGACGAAGGGCAGAAGCAAGCGGAGCCAGAGCCTGAACCAACGCTGACCACCAGCACAGAGTTGCTGTCCGAGTACAGCACGCGGGAGGAGTTCATACCTACCAACACTGCAGTCCACTCGGTCACCACCGCTCGCCCAGCTTCAAAAGGCCCCAAACCGCCTGTGCCTCCAAAGCCAATGGCGGAGCTGAGAAGAAAAGAGTTCCCACCCAATGGCAACGAGGCAAACGAGCAAGAAGACTCCAGCAGACGGAGTGCTCCTGCCGAGGCTACATTATCAGTCAGTGGCCGCAAACTTTGCTCACACTGCAACCAGCCTCTAG GTCATGGTGCTGCTATGGTTATAGAAAGTCTTCAGCTGCTCTACCACCTTGCCTGTTTTCGGTGCTGTGTATGCCAGGCACCATTGGGCAACGGCCTGTGTGGCACTGACGTCCGCGTCCGCAACACAAAGCTTCACTGCACTGACTGCTACAGCAATGATGAGG CGGGAGTGAAGCTgagcagggtctga